From a single Phragmites australis chromosome 7, lpPhrAust1.1, whole genome shotgun sequence genomic region:
- the LOC133924716 gene encoding probable pectinesterase 68, producing the protein MARVLLLVLATLATLLPLFACQAETSCEYARHGSHRYRHAVGVRKIVVDASGAGDFLSIQQAVDSVPENNTMRVIMQINAGSYIEKVLVPASKPYITFQGAGRDVTVVEWHDRASDRGPDGQPLRTYNTASVTILANYFTAKNISFKNTAPAPMPGTQGGQAVAFRISGDKAFFFGCGFYGAQDTLCDDTGRHYFRDCYIEGSIDFIFGNGRSLYKDCELHSTAQRFGSVAAHGRHSPCERTGFAFVNCRVTGTGRLYVGRAMGQYSRIVYAYTYFDSVIAPGGWDDWDHTSNKSMTAFFGMYRNWGPGVDAVHGVPWARELDYFSARPFLGKSFVNGYHWLTPDV; encoded by the exons ATGGCTCGAGTCCTCTTGTTGGTGCTGGCTACGCTCGCGACCCTCCTGCCGCTGTTCGCGTGCCAGGCTGAGACGTCGTGCGAGTACGCGAGGCACGGCAGCCACCGGTACAGGCACGCGGTGGGCGTGCGGAAGATCGTGGTGGACGCGAGCGGCGCCGGCGACTTCCTCTCCATCCAGCAGGCCGTCGACTCCGTGCCGGAGAACAACACCATGCGCGTCATCATGCAAATCAACGCCGGCTCCTACAT AGAAAAGGTGCTGGTGCCGGCGTCGAAGCCGTACATCACGTTCCAGGGCGCCGGGCGCGACGTGACGGTGGTGGAATGGCACGACCGTGCGAGCGACCGCGGCCCCGACGGGCAGCCGCTCCGCACCTACAACACCGCCTCAGTAACCATTCTCGCTAACTATTTCACTGCTAAGAACATCAGCTTCAAG AACACAGCTCCGGCACCAATGCCCGGCACGCAAGGGGGGCAGGCGGTGGCGTTCCGCATCTCCGGCGACAAGGCCTTCTTCTTCGGCTGCGGGTTCTACGGCGCGCAGGACACGCTCTGCGACGACACCGGCCGGCACTATTTCCGCGACTGCTACATCGAGGGCTCCATCGACTTCATATTCGGCAATGGCCGCTCCCTCTACAag GACTGCGAGCTGCACTCGACGGCGCAGCGGTTCGGCTCGGTGGCGGCGCATGGGCGGCACAGCCCGTGCGAACGCACCGGCTTCGCCTTCGTTAACTGCCGAGTGACCGGCACGGGGAGGCTCTACGTCGGGCGAGCCATGGGGCAGTACTCGCGGATCGTGTACGCCTACACCTACTTCGACAGCGTCATCGCGCCCGGCGGCTGGGACGACTGGGATCACACCAGCAACAAGAGCAT GACGGCATTCTTTGGGATGTACAGGAACTGGGGCCCCGGCGTCGACGCCGTGCACGGCGTGCCGTGGGCGCGGGAGCTCGACTACTTCTCCGCCCGCCCCTTCCTCGGCAAGAGCTTCGTCAACGGATACCACTGGCTCACACCTGATGTCTGA